The genomic region GCGATGTCCATGCCGCAACCGAAGAGGAAGCGGTCCTCTACCTCCAGACCGACGAAGTCGGCCTTGGCGCCGGGCGCCTTCCTGTCGTGGATCTTGTCTACCAGCACCGCGGTGTAGACCGCGGCGGCGCCTTCCTCGCGGCAGTAGCGCTCGATCTCTGCGAGGGTCACCCCCTCGTCCAGGATGTCGTCCACCAGGAGCACCGTGCGCCCCTTGAGTGACCGCTCCGGCTTTACTTTCCAAAGCAGGCTTCCGCCGGTCAGCTCCGCGCCGTAACGGGTAGCGTGAAGGTAGTCGAGCTCCAGCGCGAAGGGGAGTTTGTCCACCAGCTTGCCGGTGACGAACAGCCCGCCGTTCATGATGCAAATCGCCACAGGGTCGGTTCCCGCCAACCGCTCGGTTATCTGCTGCGCCATGCGTGACAGCGCAGCGTCGACTTCCTGTGCGGACTTCAGACAGTCGGCCTTCTGCCGGATGTCCTCCATGTCTTTCAGTAACATTGACGCTCCTTGGAAACTTTTGTTTCAAGCCGCGGAACGATAGCAAATTTTCTCCGTGAAATCAATTAATTGTACTTTAATTAGCTTTGACTCGAACGGAGTTGCGGGCGGGAAGGGATAAATGGGAGAGGAAGGAGGGGAGGGCGGGTTGCCCCGCCGCGTCAGTCGGCAGCCCCTTCGAGAAAGGCCCGTTCCAGTGCCTTGCGGTCGATCTTGCCGTTGGAATTGACCGGCAGGGAGGCTAGGCAGCTGATGAGCTCCGGCACCATGTATTTGGGGAGATGTTCACTGCAAAGGGCTGCGAGCGTTCGGGGTTCGAGCGTGGCCCCCTCGCGCGGACAGACGTAGGCCACAATCCTGCTCCCGGCCAGGTCGTCCGGGACGGCGACGACGGCCGCCTGCCTGACGCCGGGGTGGCTGTTCAGGACGATCTCGATCTCGTCCAGCTCCACCCGGAACCCCTTGCTCTTAACCATGTGGTCTCTGCGGCCGGCGAAGACGAAGTTGCCGGCGGCGTCCACGCGGGCCAGGTCCCCGGTCTTGTAGACCCTGGCGTGGGCGGAAGGGTTGCGCGGGTCCGGTGCGAACTGCGCCTGGGTCCTGCCGCAGTCGTTCCAGTATCCCAGTGCCACGGTGGAACTCAGGACATGCAGCTCCCCCTCCTCTCCCGGTTCGGTCACCACTTTCCCCCCCTCGTCGACTGCGAAAACCTCGAAGTTGGGGAAGGGGGTCCCGATCGGGATCTTCCATTCTCCTTGCTCCAGTAGGTCGGGAACCCTGAAGCAAAGGGAGGAGTTGGCCTCGGTCTGGCCGTAGATGTTGTAGAAGGCGGCCGAAGGCATGCACTGCTTCAGGGTCTGCAGGTATTTTACCGGCATCAGGTCCCCGGAGAAGTGGACCAGGCGCAGCTTCTCCAGGGTGAGCCGCTCCAGCGCGCCCTGGTCGGCGAGCTTGGTCAGAAGCGACGCCACCGAGTTCCACACCGTGATCCCCTCGTTCTGCATGAAGTCCGCCAGGCGCACCGGGAAGGCCGAGAGCGCCTCGGGGACCAGCACCACGGTGGCGCCGCTTTTCACGGCGCAGAAGATGTCGAAGATGGAGAGGTCGAAATGCAGGGGCGCGTGGTTGGCCAGGCGATCGCGCGGGGAGATCCCGAAGAAGCGGGCCGCCATCTCGACGAAGGTGAGGGCGTTCAGGTGGGAGATCACCACCCCCTTGGGCGAGCCGGTGGAGCCGGAGGTATGCAGGATATAGGCGGGAGCCGCGCCGCAAACACCGTCGTCGGCAGGGGAGCCGGAGCTCTCGCCCAGCATTTCGTTCCAGCCGCTGCAGCTCACGCTTTGATCCGGGGGGAGGACTCCCGCCGAAGAACCTGTGACGATGGCTGCCCGAAGCGGCAGGGGCTCCTCTGCCTCGGCGACAAGCCGCTCCAATAGTTGCGGCGCGGCGATGGCGATCTCGATGCCGCAGTGCCTGATGATGGAGGCCTGTCTCGCGGCCGGCGCCGCCGGGTCCAACGGCACGTAGATCGCCCCCGCCTTGAGGATTCCGAAGACGGAGACGATGGACTCCAGCGACTTGTTGAGAAGGATCCCGACCCGGTCTCCCCGCGCCACCCCGCGCCGTTTGAGGAGTGCGCTCAGCTGGTTGCTTTGCGCCTCGAGCTCGGCATAGGAGAGCTCCTGGTTGCGGAAGGAGACGGCTGTGTTGTCGGGGAAGGTGGCGGCGCTCTCGGTGAGTAACCGTTGCAGTAGGTACATACTTTGCCTCGCTGGCCCCTTCTGCTAGAGCCCCAGGAAGGTGGCGATGATGTTGCGCTGGATCTCCGAGGTCCCCGAGTAGATCTTCCCGGCGATGGCGTCGCGCAGGTTCCTCTCGAAGTCGTACTCCGCGCTGTAGCCGTAGGCACCGTGTATCTGCAGCGCGTCGGTGCAGTTTTGCACGTAGCTTTCGCTGATGAAGAGCTTCGCCATCGCCGATTCGAGCGGCGCCCTTTTCCCCTGCCCCTTGAGCGCCGCCACCTGGTGCAGCATCAGGCGCGAGAGCTCGATGCGGACCTTCATGTCGGAGATCTTGTGGGAGATGGACTGGCATTTACCTATCGCCTGGCCAAACTGCTGCCGCTCCTTGGCGTAGGCGACGCAGTCCTCGAGGATCTTGTCCATCGCCCCGAGGTGCGCGGCGAAAAGACAGCTCCGCTCCCACTCCATCTCGGAGTTGAAGATCGCCGCGCCGCTTCCCTCCTGCCCTAGCCGGTTCTCCTCGGGAACCTCACAATCCTCCAGGAACACCTCCCCCAAAGGACAGGTCCGCAGCCCCATGGTTTCCAGGGGGGTGCCGGTGGAGAAGCCGGGGAACCCTCTTTCCACGATGAAGGCGGAGACGCCTGCGAACCCCTTATCCCTGTTGGTGACGGCGAACACCAGCAAAAGGTCGGCGATCGGTGCGTTGGTGATGAAGGTCTTGGAGCCGTTCAGGATGTACCTGTTCCCCCGCTTTTCCGCGCGGCACCTCATGCTGAAGGCATCGGAGCCGGCATCGGGCTCGGTCATGGCGTGCCCCCCCCTGAGGCTCCCTGCTATGAGCCCGGGGAGGTAGCGTCTTTTCTGCTCTTCGGTCCCGAAGCGGTTGATGGGCGACTCGCAGGTCCAGACGTGGGAGTTCAGCGAGAAAAGAAGGCCGCTGTCGAGGCAGGCGTAGCCCAGCCCCTCCATGGTGGCGATGGCGGTCATGGTGTCGAGCGCGAGTCCCCCGTACTCTTCCGGCATGGT from Citrifermentans bremense harbors:
- a CDS encoding hypoxanthine-guanine phosphoribosyltransferase encodes the protein MLLKDMEDIRQKADCLKSAQEVDAALSRMAQQITERLAGTDPVAICIMNGGLFVTGKLVDKLPFALELDYLHATRYGAELTGGSLLWKVKPERSLKGRTVLLVDDILDEGVTLAEIERYCREEGAAAVYTAVLVDKIHDRKAPGAKADFVGLEVEDRFLFGCGMDIAGYWRNLPALYAMKEQN
- a CDS encoding amino acid adenylation domain-containing protein, with amino-acid sequence MYLLQRLLTESAATFPDNTAVSFRNQELSYAELEAQSNQLSALLKRRGVARGDRVGILLNKSLESIVSVFGILKAGAIYVPLDPAAPAARQASIIRHCGIEIAIAAPQLLERLVAEAEEPLPLRAAIVTGSSAGVLPPDQSVSCSGWNEMLGESSGSPADDGVCGAAPAYILHTSGSTGSPKGVVISHLNALTFVEMAARFFGISPRDRLANHAPLHFDLSIFDIFCAVKSGATVVLVPEALSAFPVRLADFMQNEGITVWNSVASLLTKLADQGALERLTLEKLRLVHFSGDLMPVKYLQTLKQCMPSAAFYNIYGQTEANSSLCFRVPDLLEQGEWKIPIGTPFPNFEVFAVDEGGKVVTEPGEEGELHVLSSTVALGYWNDCGRTQAQFAPDPRNPSAHARVYKTGDLARVDAAGNFVFAGRRDHMVKSKGFRVELDEIEIVLNSHPGVRQAAVVAVPDDLAGSRIVAYVCPREGATLEPRTLAALCSEHLPKYMVPELISCLASLPVNSNGKIDRKALERAFLEGAAD
- a CDS encoding acyl-CoA dehydrogenase family protein; the encoded protein is MEAIFNEEQRNFKQMAVEFARRELNQGAKERERRGEFSQRGWEKCAEFGIPGITMPEEYGGLALDTMTAIATMEGLGYACLDSGLLFSLNSHVWTCESPINRFGTEEQKRRYLPGLIAGSLRGGHAMTEPDAGSDAFSMRCRAEKRGNRYILNGSKTFITNAPIADLLLVFAVTNRDKGFAGVSAFIVERGFPGFSTGTPLETMGLRTCPLGEVFLEDCEVPEENRLGQEGSGAAIFNSEMEWERSCLFAAHLGAMDKILEDCVAYAKERQQFGQAIGKCQSISHKISDMKVRIELSRLMLHQVAALKGQGKRAPLESAMAKLFISESYVQNCTDALQIHGAYGYSAEYDFERNLRDAIAGKIYSGTSEIQRNIIATFLGL